The following are from one region of the Streptomyces fradiae genome:
- a CDS encoding respiratory chain complex I subunit 1 family protein → MSALGYAAVAAQTGAVVAGAPLLTGLMRQVRARLEGRAGAGVLQPLRDTRKLLRREPIAPAGTGPAFRTAPALLVATTLVVATLVPLLSTDTPVAGRADLILVVALLALGTVTLALAGLDTGTAFGGMGASREMTIAALVEPTLLMAVFALSIPAGTTNLPAIVDGAVREPDRLASPAGLLAAAALVVAVLAETGRIPVDNPSTHLELTMVHEAMVLEYAGRDLALVELGAQMRLTVLLGLLASLFVPWGIATSASVGALLLALVAFAVKVALLGAALAAAEVFWAKVRLFRVPELLAGSFLLALLAVTASYFLSGA, encoded by the coding sequence GTGAGCGCGCTGGGGTACGCGGCGGTCGCCGCGCAGACGGGTGCCGTGGTCGCCGGGGCGCCGCTGCTCACGGGTCTGATGCGGCAGGTGCGGGCCCGCCTGGAGGGCCGGGCCGGGGCCGGGGTGCTGCAACCGCTGCGGGACACCCGGAAGTTGCTGCGCCGGGAGCCGATCGCCCCGGCCGGCACGGGTCCGGCGTTCCGTACCGCGCCGGCGCTGCTCGTGGCGACCACGCTGGTGGTGGCGACGCTGGTCCCGCTGCTCTCGACGGACACGCCGGTCGCGGGGCGGGCGGATCTGATCCTGGTGGTGGCGCTGCTCGCGCTCGGCACGGTGACGCTGGCGCTCGCGGGCCTCGACACGGGCACCGCGTTCGGCGGCATGGGGGCCTCGCGGGAGATGACGATCGCGGCGCTTGTCGAACCGACGCTGCTGATGGCGGTGTTCGCCCTGTCGATACCGGCCGGGACCACCAATCTGCCGGCGATCGTCGACGGCGCGGTGCGCGAGCCAGACCGGCTCGCGTCCCCGGCCGGGCTGCTCGCCGCCGCGGCCCTCGTGGTCGCGGTGCTCGCGGAGACGGGACGCATTCCGGTCGACAATCCGTCCACGCACCTGGAGTTGACGATGGTGCACGAGGCGATGGTCCTGGAGTACGCGGGCCGGGACCTGGCCCTGGTCGAGCTGGGCGCGCAGATGCGGCTCACGGTGCTGCTCGGACTGCTCGCCTCGCTGTTCGTGCCGTGGGGCATCGCCACCTCGGCGTCGGTGGGCGCGCTGCTGCTCGCCCTGGTGGCGTTCGCGGTCAAGGTGGCGCTGCTCGGCGCGGCGCTGGCGGCGGCGGAGGTGTTCTGGGCGAAGGTGCGGCTCTTCAGGGTGCCGGAACTCCTCGCCGGCTCCTTCCTGTTGGCGCTGCTCGCCGTGACCGCCTCCTACTTCCTGAGCGGAGCGTGA
- a CDS encoding NADH-quinone oxidoreductase subunit C, which translates to MRTAHEIHVEELPARTAELLDAGHRLALVAAHHDDGVAIRVVYLFTAGPPDVRTELHVLLDPDKPEVPTLAPLSFPAGRFEREMRDLHGVVPLEHPLPRRLVRHFHWPKGWYPMRPDAGPPPPFAEQEGPYPFLEVEGDGVYEIPVGPVHAGLIEPGHFRFSVVGETILKLKARLWFVHRGVERLFQGRTIAGGLPLAERISGDTAVGHALAYCLAVEEATGTEIPPAAARARALLLELERLHNHVADLGMLCNDVGHGVLNAHAQRVREQLLRLNAEVTGHRLLRGGVVPGGAVLRTLPAPARLAALGRDIREIAGLALAHSTVRDRFTGTAVLDAGAARDLGCLGYVARASGLTGTDARVGHPFLSYDTELAVPVRDTGDVLARFLVRAEEIDVSLALIDHLAEELAPGASVVPVTPGTGPGSGSGSGVGIVEGWRGTLTTRVETAADGRLARVKPVDPSFFNWPALSLALADTIVPDFPLTNKSFNLSYAGNDL; encoded by the coding sequence ATGCGTACCGCCCATGAGATCCACGTCGAAGAACTCCCCGCTCGCACGGCCGAGTTGCTCGACGCCGGCCACCGCCTCGCGCTGGTCGCCGCGCACCACGACGACGGCGTCGCGATCCGCGTCGTGTATCTCTTCACCGCCGGGCCGCCGGACGTGCGCACCGAGCTCCATGTGCTGCTCGACCCGGACAAGCCCGAGGTGCCGACCCTGGCTCCGCTGTCCTTCCCGGCCGGCCGGTTCGAACGGGAGATGCGGGACCTGCACGGCGTGGTGCCGCTCGAGCACCCGCTCCCCCGCCGGCTGGTGCGGCACTTCCACTGGCCGAAGGGCTGGTACCCGATGCGGCCGGACGCGGGGCCCCCGCCGCCGTTCGCCGAGCAGGAAGGCCCGTACCCCTTCCTGGAGGTCGAGGGCGACGGCGTGTACGAGATCCCCGTCGGCCCGGTGCACGCCGGGCTCATCGAGCCGGGGCACTTCCGCTTCTCCGTCGTCGGCGAGACGATCCTCAAGCTGAAGGCCCGGCTGTGGTTCGTGCACCGCGGGGTCGAGAGGCTCTTCCAGGGCCGGACGATCGCCGGCGGGCTGCCGCTCGCCGAGCGGATCAGCGGGGACACCGCCGTCGGGCACGCCCTCGCGTACTGCCTCGCCGTCGAGGAGGCCACCGGCACCGAGATCCCGCCCGCCGCCGCCCGCGCCCGTGCGCTGCTGCTCGAACTGGAGCGGCTGCACAATCACGTCGCCGACCTCGGCATGCTCTGCAACGACGTCGGCCACGGCGTCCTGAACGCGCACGCGCAGCGGGTGCGCGAACAACTCCTCCGGCTCAACGCCGAGGTCACGGGCCACCGTCTGCTGCGTGGCGGGGTGGTCCCGGGCGGCGCCGTCCTGCGGACCCTGCCCGCCCCGGCCCGGCTCGCGGCCCTCGGCCGGGACATCCGGGAGATCGCCGGGCTCGCCCTCGCGCACTCGACCGTCCGCGACCGCTTCACCGGCACCGCGGTCCTCGACGCCGGGGCGGCCCGGGACCTCGGCTGCCTCGGCTATGTGGCGCGGGCGAGCGGCCTGACGGGCACCGACGCGCGGGTCGGCCACCCCTTCCTGTCGTACGACACGGAGCTCGCCGTCCCGGTGCGCGACACCGGCGACGTCCTCGCCCGCTTCCTGGTCCGCGCCGAGGAGATCGACGTGTCCCTCGCGCTGATCGACCATCTCGCCGAGGAGCTCGCGCCGGGCGCGTCCGTGGTGCCGGTGACACCCGGCACGGGCCCGGGTTCGGGTTCGGGATCCGGTGTGGGCATCGTGGAGGGCTGGCGCGGCACGCTCACGACGCGCGTCGAGACGGCGGCCGACGGGCGGCTGGCCCGGGTGAAGCCGGTGGACCCGTCCTTCTTCAACTGGCCGGCGCTGTCGCTCGCGCTCGCGGACACGATCGTCCCGGACTTCCCGCTGACCAACAAGAGCTTCAACCTGTCGTACGCGGGCAACGACCTGTGA
- a CDS encoding ArsR/SmtB family transcription factor: MNRTQIPLYQAKAEFFRMLGHPARIRVLELLQDGPLPVRDLLAAIEIEPSSLSQQLAVLRRSGIVTATRGGSTVVYELAGGDVAELLLSARRVLSVLLSGRQDLLASLTEATERAEREPR; encoded by the coding sequence GTGAACAGGACGCAGATTCCGCTCTACCAGGCCAAGGCGGAGTTCTTCCGGATGCTCGGCCACCCGGCCCGCATCCGCGTGCTCGAACTCCTCCAGGACGGTCCGCTGCCCGTACGCGATCTGCTCGCGGCGATCGAGATCGAGCCGTCCAGCCTCTCCCAGCAGCTCGCGGTGCTCCGCCGCTCCGGGATCGTCACCGCGACCCGGGGCGGTTCGACCGTGGTGTACGAGCTGGCCGGCGGCGATGTCGCCGAGCTGCTGCTCTCGGCGCGCCGGGTGCTTTCCGTGCTGCTCAGCGGCCGGCAGGACCTGCTGGCCTCGCTGACCGAGGCGACCGAGCGGGCCGAGCGGGAGCCACGGTGA
- a CDS encoding proton-conducting transporter membrane subunit, with amino-acid sequence MQATMTAAVLAAPVAVPGAVAGAHALVLARLRRRIPRVLPRPAAVLVGAAGPEPDQAAEPAPTPEPPPAPGAPWWGLASPAVVLGCGALLAAALPRGGALDAFGGLLRADAPTVWMLFVVGAVALVACASLPSYGAGERLSARATAMLHTLVQAFLAAMCLAVVTANLGVLWVAVEATTIVTAFLVGHRRTRRSVEAAWKYVVICSAGIALAFLGTVLVYYAARQAGIDEADALDWPTLVARAGALDPSVTRLGVSLVILGFGAKAGLVPLHAWLPDAHSQAPAPVSALMSGVLLSVAFLAVLRYDTIADAALGHGWTRLLLTGIALLTLALATGLLLAQRDYKRMLAYSSMEHMSLIALGTAIGTPLALAAVLLHIAGHGLAKSVAFCASGHVLHLTGTTLIGRVRGLLARLPWLGGVLGLAVLALLGFPPFSLFASELGIVRAGFAAGAGMGWATAGALLLVLAAFAALAARTARMVLGPSPVPAPATVQGGAGAVWPLVLGLVACAALGLATGPLTDLLHDAAAAIGGH; translated from the coding sequence ATGCAGGCCACCATGACCGCTGCCGTCCTCGCCGCGCCCGTCGCCGTGCCCGGTGCCGTGGCGGGCGCCCATGCCCTCGTCCTCGCCCGGCTGCGGCGCCGGATCCCGCGCGTGCTGCCGCGGCCGGCCGCGGTCCTGGTCGGAGCGGCGGGCCCGGAGCCCGATCAGGCCGCGGAACCCGCCCCGACCCCGGAGCCGCCGCCCGCCCCGGGCGCCCCTTGGTGGGGTCTGGCCTCCCCGGCCGTCGTGCTCGGATGCGGGGCGCTGCTGGCGGCGGCGCTGCCGCGCGGCGGGGCGCTCGACGCCTTCGGCGGTCTGCTGCGGGCGGACGCGCCGACCGTGTGGATGCTGTTCGTGGTGGGCGCCGTCGCGCTCGTCGCCTGCGCGAGCCTGCCGTCGTACGGCGCCGGTGAACGTCTGTCGGCGCGCGCCACGGCCATGCTGCACACGCTGGTCCAGGCGTTCCTGGCCGCTATGTGCCTGGCCGTGGTGACGGCCAATCTCGGTGTGCTGTGGGTGGCGGTGGAGGCGACGACGATCGTCACCGCGTTCCTGGTCGGGCACCGGCGCACCCGCCGGTCGGTCGAGGCCGCCTGGAAGTACGTGGTGATCTGCTCGGCCGGGATCGCGCTCGCCTTCCTCGGCACGGTCCTCGTCTACTACGCGGCCCGGCAGGCCGGCATCGACGAGGCGGACGCCCTGGACTGGCCGACGCTGGTCGCCCGCGCGGGCGCGCTCGACCCGTCGGTCACCCGGCTCGGGGTGTCCCTGGTGATCCTCGGCTTCGGCGCCAAGGCGGGCCTGGTGCCGCTGCACGCCTGGCTGCCGGACGCCCACAGCCAGGCACCGGCCCCGGTCTCCGCGCTGATGTCGGGGGTGCTGCTCTCGGTCGCCTTCCTCGCGGTCCTGCGCTACGACACGATCGCGGACGCGGCGCTCGGGCACGGCTGGACCCGGCTGCTGCTCACCGGGATCGCGCTGCTCACGCTGGCGCTCGCCACCGGGCTGCTGCTCGCCCAGCGGGACTACAAACGGATGCTGGCGTACTCCAGCATGGAGCACATGAGCCTGATCGCCCTCGGTACGGCGATCGGCACGCCCCTGGCGCTCGCTGCCGTGCTGCTGCACATCGCCGGGCACGGGCTCGCGAAGTCGGTCGCCTTCTGCGCCTCGGGCCATGTGCTGCACCTGACCGGGACGACTCTGATCGGGCGGGTGCGGGGGCTGCTCGCCCGGCTGCCGTGGCTGGGCGGGGTCCTCGGGCTCGCCGTGCTCGCGCTCTTGGGCTTCCCGCCGTTCAGCCTTTTCGCCTCCGAACTGGGCATCGTCCGGGCCGGGTTCGCCGCCGGTGCCGGGATGGGCTGGGCGACGGCCGGGGCGCTGCTGCTCGTCCTGGCCGCGTTCGCGGCGCTCGCCGCGCGGACCGCCCGGATGGTCCTCGGGCCCTCCCCCGTACCGGCCCCGGCGACGGTTCAGGGCGGGGCGGGGGCCGTGTGGCCGCTCGTCCTCGGGCTTGTCGCGTGCGCCGCGCTCGGTCTCGCGACCGGGCCGCTGACCGATCTCCTGCACGACGCCGCCGCCGCGATCGGAGGCCACTGA
- a CDS encoding FAD-binding oxidoreductase translates to MTTTRPAPRIPDFQGELIGPADAAYETFRRCFNRDHDQHPALVARCTSPQDVRAALRHARENSLGVSVRGGGHATAGFASCEGGIVVDTSPMKRVEIDTEARTGRFGAGLTWGELDAATQESGLAVTGGRVSDTGVAGLTLGSGSGWLERMYGPSAWNMLSAEVMTADGRILHADETENADLFWGLRGGGGNFGVVTEFGFRLHPVGPLLYAGMLLHPRSAAGPLTRFYRDFLEQAPDEVTGGIALITAPPEDFVPEEARGKPAVGVIVAYIGDPARGEDVLKPLVEWGEPLVRMVQQMPYTAVQRMLDDGTPTGVSEYFKIDYLPELLDEALDTAIAQVESVTAPMTQVIFCPLGGEMDRLDAGAMALATPPVKWVYFCLTVWWGDEGRGRHIDWARGFHTAMRPWTTGTSVPNFICPDEGARLRASFGPEKYARLVALKDRYDPGNVFALNQNIPPSG, encoded by the coding sequence ATGACCACCACACGACCCGCTCCGCGGATTCCGGACTTCCAGGGCGAGCTGATCGGGCCCGCCGACGCCGCGTACGAGACCTTCCGCCGGTGCTTCAACCGGGACCACGACCAGCATCCGGCCCTGGTCGCCCGCTGCACGAGCCCCCAGGACGTGCGCGCGGCGCTGCGGCACGCCCGCGAGAACAGCCTCGGGGTCTCGGTGCGCGGGGGCGGGCACGCCACCGCCGGCTTCGCCTCCTGCGAGGGCGGGATCGTCGTCGACACCAGCCCGATGAAGCGGGTGGAGATCGACACCGAGGCCCGCACCGGGCGCTTCGGGGCCGGACTCACCTGGGGTGAACTGGACGCCGCCACACAGGAGTCCGGCCTCGCCGTGACCGGCGGCCGGGTGTCCGACACCGGGGTCGCGGGGCTGACCCTGGGCAGCGGCTCGGGCTGGCTGGAGCGGATGTACGGGCCGTCGGCCTGGAACATGCTGTCCGCCGAGGTGATGACCGCCGACGGACGGATCCTGCACGCCGACGAGACGGAGAACGCCGACCTCTTCTGGGGCCTGCGGGGCGGCGGCGGGAACTTCGGCGTGGTGACCGAGTTCGGCTTCCGGCTGCATCCGGTCGGACCGCTCCTGTACGCCGGGATGCTGCTGCACCCACGCTCGGCCGCCGGGCCGCTCACCCGCTTCTACCGGGACTTCCTGGAGCAGGCACCTGACGAGGTCACCGGGGGCATCGCCCTGATCACCGCGCCGCCCGAGGACTTCGTCCCCGAGGAGGCCCGCGGGAAGCCGGCCGTCGGCGTGATCGTCGCGTACATCGGCGACCCGGCGCGGGGCGAGGACGTCCTGAAGCCGCTCGTCGAGTGGGGCGAGCCGCTGGTCAGGATGGTGCAGCAGATGCCGTACACCGCCGTGCAGCGGATGCTGGACGACGGCACCCCGACCGGCGTCAGCGAGTACTTCAAGATCGACTATCTGCCGGAGCTGCTGGACGAGGCCCTCGACACGGCGATCGCACAGGTCGAGTCGGTCACCGCGCCCATGACCCAGGTCATCTTCTGCCCGCTCGGCGGCGAGATGGACCGCCTGGACGCCGGTGCCATGGCCCTCGCCACCCCGCCCGTGAAGTGGGTGTACTTCTGTCTGACCGTCTGGTGGGGCGACGAGGGGCGCGGGCGGCACATCGACTGGGCGCGCGGCTTCCACACGGCGATGCGGCCGTGGACGACCGGGACCTCGGTGCCCAACTTCATCTGCCCGGACGAAGGCGCCCGGCTCCGGGCCTCGTTCGGCCCGGAGAAGTACGCCCGCCTGGTGGCGCTGAAGGACCGCTACGACCCCGGGAACGTCTTCGCCCTCAACCAGAACATCCCGCCGAGCGGATAG
- a CDS encoding ATP-binding protein: MEGAGPWRRHRPPAAAVEHALPRVERHVTSTRVGPGAVREATRAVRDSLAGVGVDPRSALADAVLLVLGELVANVLRHARQTTVMDIGVTAAPGRLVLSVADGDPRLPELAPARTGDGLRSVIEVAALYDGELSAEPAVNHHGKIVMVSFCRVPGTATTTTTSEE; the protein is encoded by the coding sequence ATGGAGGGTGCCGGGCCCTGGCGCCGCCACCGGCCGCCGGCCGCGGCGGTCGAGCACGCCCTGCCGCGGGTCGAACGGCATGTGACCAGCACCCGGGTCGGCCCCGGCGCGGTACGGGAGGCCACGCGGGCCGTACGGGACAGCCTGGCCGGAGTCGGCGTCGACCCGCGCAGCGCGCTGGCCGACGCGGTACTCCTGGTCCTCGGCGAGCTGGTCGCCAATGTGCTGCGGCACGCGCGGCAGACCACGGTGATGGACATCGGCGTCACCGCCGCCCCCGGCCGGCTCGTGCTGTCCGTCGCCGACGGCGATCCGCGCCTGCCGGAACTGGCCCCGGCGCGGACCGGCGACGGGCTGCGGTCGGTGATCGAGGTCGCCGCCCTGTACGACGGCGAGCTGAGCGCCGAGCCCGCGGTGAACCACCACGGCAAGATCGTCATGGTGAGCTTCTGCCGCGTACCCGGCACTGCTACGACGACGACCACGAGTGAGGAGTGA
- a CDS encoding DUF2182 domain-containing protein, whose product MRTTRRRITNSRPLRTGALLPARELAVAWSLLVVIAALAWLLTVDQARDMGVEPGTMGMALPLFLLLWLAMMAAMMLPSVAPVALTWVRGIARQSSGATRALRTTEFLCGYLLAWTAFGLLAYGGLALTGALVDRDPEAARWIGAAAFALAGLYQLGPLKDICLRHCRSPMAQLMRYAAYRPRLRDLRVGLHHGAYCVGCCWALMVVLIPLGVMNIAAMAGVAALIFLEKLSYRGPQLARVAGVAFLVLAVLALFQDWPLPGLQDSMTPM is encoded by the coding sequence ATGCGGACCACGCGGCGACGGATCACCAACAGCCGTCCCTTGCGCACGGGAGCGCTGCTGCCGGCCCGGGAACTCGCCGTCGCCTGGTCGCTCCTCGTCGTGATCGCCGCCCTGGCCTGGCTGCTCACCGTGGACCAGGCCAGGGACATGGGGGTCGAGCCCGGCACGATGGGCATGGCGCTGCCGCTGTTCCTGCTGCTGTGGCTGGCGATGATGGCGGCGATGATGCTGCCCTCCGTCGCGCCCGTCGCCCTCACCTGGGTCAGGGGGATCGCCCGGCAGTCCAGTGGCGCCACCCGGGCGCTGCGCACCACCGAGTTCCTCTGCGGCTATCTGCTCGCCTGGACCGCGTTCGGCCTGCTCGCGTACGGCGGCCTCGCCCTCACCGGCGCCCTCGTCGACCGCGACCCGGAGGCCGCGCGGTGGATCGGGGCCGCCGCCTTCGCGCTGGCCGGGCTGTACCAGCTGGGCCCGCTCAAGGACATCTGCCTGCGCCACTGCCGCAGCCCGATGGCCCAGCTGATGCGGTACGCCGCGTACCGGCCGCGGCTGCGCGACCTGCGGGTGGGGCTGCACCACGGCGCGTACTGCGTCGGCTGCTGCTGGGCGCTGATGGTCGTACTGATCCCGCTCGGGGTCATGAACATCGCCGCGATGGCGGGCGTGGCGGCGCTGATCTTCCTGGAGAAGCTCTCGTACCGGGGGCCGCAGCTGGCCCGGGTCGCCGGAGTCGCCTTCCTGGTGCTTGCCGTGCTCGCGCTCTTCCAGGACTGGCCGCTGCCGGGCCTGCAGGACTCGATGACGCCGATGTGA
- a CDS encoding proton-conducting transporter membrane subunit, with protein MIAAGLGAAGALAAAGAAAGSVLPGRARLIASGVCTAGVGAAGCAAGAGALGGEQWTGRLPELLPLAGTVWQVDALSGLFMAVAGAVVAAVGVYGIGYASGHGTLGLASRTAQAVLPLFALTLILVPAAASVSTFLFVWEVMALSSLLLVLVEHRARAEVRTAGLWYAVMTHLGLVLLLAGFALFAARAGGEGFAELRAGAAELSPTVRGTVFVLTAAAFASKAGAVPLHAWLPRAHPEAPGPVSALMSAAMVNLGAYGIVRTGFDLLGGGPAWWWLGLMGVGGVSAVYGILQAAISSDVKRLLAYSTAENLGLVLVATGAAGLFAASGDQGLAALALAAGLLHVVNHAAFKALLFGAAGAVVRATGVRDLDRLGGLRPRMPVTAGLFAVGALGAVALPPGNGFVSEWLLLQSLIHGLEMPGVAVAIALPLAVGLVALSAGVAAAVFVKALGVGFFARPRSREAERAREAPPLMLAGLGLLALGCAGLALVPGLLGPGLDRAVADAGLPGTGSVAGGALTVRLHDIATSLSPLWVALALTLAVLLATAVPRVLGGRRRRARLWDCGGGAPTPRMAYTATSFAEPLQRVFDDVLAPEQDVDVTHVRESAYLVERVRFRGRVPDRVEHRLYRPVLDGLARTGRAARRLAGGSVHVYLGYGFVGLLSLFVVLVVGW; from the coding sequence GTGATCGCGGCGGGCCTGGGCGCCGCCGGGGCGCTGGCCGCCGCGGGCGCCGCGGCCGGGTCCGTCCTGCCGGGCCGGGCACGCCTGATTGCCTCGGGCGTGTGCACGGCCGGCGTCGGCGCGGCGGGCTGCGCGGCCGGGGCGGGCGCCCTGGGCGGGGAGCAGTGGACGGGCCGGCTGCCGGAGCTGCTGCCGCTCGCGGGCACGGTGTGGCAAGTGGACGCGCTCTCGGGCCTGTTCATGGCGGTGGCGGGCGCGGTGGTGGCCGCGGTGGGCGTGTACGGCATCGGTTACGCGTCCGGGCACGGCACGCTCGGACTGGCGTCCCGCACGGCGCAGGCGGTGCTGCCGCTGTTCGCGCTGACCCTGATCCTCGTCCCGGCGGCCGCCTCCGTCTCCACGTTCCTCTTCGTGTGGGAGGTGATGGCGCTCTCCTCGCTGCTGCTTGTCCTGGTGGAGCACCGGGCGCGGGCGGAGGTGCGCACGGCGGGTCTCTGGTACGCGGTGATGACGCACCTGGGTCTGGTGCTGCTCCTCGCGGGCTTCGCGCTGTTCGCCGCACGGGCCGGCGGGGAGGGTTTCGCGGAACTACGGGCGGGTGCGGCAGAGTTGTCGCCGACGGTGCGGGGCACCGTGTTCGTGCTGACGGCGGCGGCGTTCGCCTCGAAGGCGGGTGCGGTGCCGCTGCACGCCTGGCTCCCGCGGGCGCATCCGGAGGCGCCGGGGCCGGTGTCGGCGCTGATGAGCGCGGCCATGGTCAATCTGGGGGCGTACGGGATCGTGCGCACCGGGTTCGATCTGCTCGGCGGGGGTCCCGCCTGGTGGTGGCTGGGGCTGATGGGGGTCGGCGGGGTCTCGGCGGTGTACGGGATCCTGCAGGCGGCGATCTCGTCGGACGTGAAGCGGCTGCTCGCGTACTCGACGGCGGAGAACCTGGGGCTCGTCCTGGTGGCCACGGGTGCGGCGGGGCTCTTCGCCGCGTCGGGCGACCAGGGGCTCGCGGCGCTCGCGCTGGCCGCCGGTCTGCTGCATGTGGTCAACCACGCCGCTTTCAAGGCCCTGTTGTTCGGGGCGGCGGGTGCGGTGGTGCGGGCCACCGGGGTGCGGGACCTGGACCGGCTTGGCGGGCTTCGACCCCGGATGCCGGTGACGGCCGGGCTTTTCGCGGTGGGTGCGCTCGGCGCGGTGGCGCTGCCGCCGGGGAACGGGTTCGTCAGCGAGTGGCTGCTGCTGCAGTCGCTGATCCACGGGCTTGAGATGCCGGGGGTGGCGGTGGCGATAGCGCTGCCGCTGGCGGTGGGGCTCGTGGCGCTCTCGGCGGGGGTGGCGGCGGCGGTGTTCGTGAAGGCCCTCGGGGTCGGCTTCTTCGCCCGCCCGCGGAGCCGGGAGGCCGAACGGGCCCGCGAGGCACCGCCGTTGATGCTCGCCGGCCTGGGGCTGCTCGCCCTGGGGTGCGCGGGGCTCGCCCTGGTGCCGGGGCTGCTCGGCCCGGGGCTCGACCGGGCGGTGGCCGACGCGGGCCTGCCGGGGACCGGTTCGGTGGCGGGCGGGGCCCTGACGGTCCGGCTGCACGACATCGCGACCTCGCTGTCGCCGCTGTGGGTGGCCCTGGCGCTCACCCTGGCGGTCCTGCTCGCCACGGCCGTGCCGAGGGTGCTCGGCGGGCGTCGGCGCAGGGCCCGGCTGTGGGACTGCGGCGGCGGGGCTCCGACCCCGCGCATGGCGTACACGGCGACCTCGTTCGCGGAGCCGCTGCAGCGGGTCTTCGACGACGTCCTTGCTCCCGAGCAGGACGTCGACGTCACGCATGTGCGCGAGTCGGCCTATCTGGTGGAGCGCGTACGGTTCCGGGGCCGGGTGCCGGACCGGGTGGAGCACCGGCTCTACCGGCCGGTGCTCGACGGCCTCGCCCGCACCGGGCGGGCCGCGCGGCGGCTGGCGGGCGGCAGCGTGCACGTCTATCTGGGGTACGGCTTCGTCGGGCTCCTCTCCCTCTTCGTCGTCCTGGTGGTGGGCTGGTGA
- a CDS encoding NADH-quinone oxidoreductase subunit B family protein, protein MGLLRKIRTTGRVAEPAPPAPADGPLPQARRLGGSAQVRCVDAGSCNGCEIEIAAAFNPVHDAERYGARLVASPRHADVALVTGPVTRNMAEPLRRTVQAMPEPPIVVAVGDCAIDCGEFAGGYGIEGAVSDVVAVDLAVPGCPPEPEAIVAALRRVTGR, encoded by the coding sequence ATGGGCTTGTTGCGCAAGATCCGTACGACCGGGCGGGTCGCCGAACCCGCGCCGCCCGCGCCCGCCGACGGCCCTCTCCCGCAGGCCCGGCGGCTCGGGGGCTCGGCGCAGGTCCGCTGTGTGGACGCCGGTTCGTGCAACGGCTGCGAGATCGAGATCGCCGCCGCGTTCAACCCGGTGCACGACGCCGAGCGTTACGGCGCCCGCCTGGTGGCCTCGCCCCGGCACGCGGACGTGGCCCTGGTGACGGGGCCGGTCACCCGGAACATGGCCGAGCCGCTGCGGCGCACGGTCCAGGCGATGCCCGAGCCGCCCATCGTCGTCGCGGTCGGCGACTGCGCCATCGACTGCGGGGAGTTCGCCGGGGGTTACGGGATCGAGGGCGCCGTCTCCGACGTCGTGGCCGTGGACCTGGCCGTGCCGGGCTGTCCGCCCGAACCCGAAGCCATCGTGGCGGCGCTGCGCCGGGTGACCGGCCGGTGA
- a CDS encoding DUF1326 domain-containing protein, with translation MTQAAQAAPAWHVAGDWFDVCKCDIPCPCSFAQPPSTGDCEGVLVWHIREGNFGDVRLDGLNMVMLGSFVGNVWADHSDAYAAFIFDERADEGQRQALQTIFSGQAGSWPAELVSMAAFEVRGMDFAPIEVEFDEDLAGWRATVPGRVEARAEALTGPTTPEGARVQSTNLPGCETGPGQLATWGRATTDRADAFGFSWDRSGKSSKSITFDWSGPD, from the coding sequence ATGACGCAGGCGGCACAGGCTGCGCCTGCCTGGCATGTGGCGGGCGACTGGTTCGACGTGTGCAAGTGCGATATTCCGTGTCCGTGCTCCTTCGCCCAGCCGCCGTCGACCGGCGACTGCGAAGGCGTCCTGGTGTGGCACATCCGCGAGGGCAACTTCGGTGACGTCCGGCTCGACGGCCTGAACATGGTGATGCTGGGTTCCTTCGTCGGCAATGTCTGGGCGGATCACTCGGACGCGTACGCGGCCTTCATCTTCGACGAGCGGGCCGACGAGGGGCAGCGCCAGGCGCTGCAGACGATCTTCAGCGGGCAGGCCGGCAGCTGGCCCGCGGAGCTGGTGAGCATGGCGGCCTTCGAGGTGCGGGGCATGGACTTCGCGCCCATCGAGGTGGAGTTCGACGAGGACCTGGCCGGCTGGCGGGCCACCGTCCCCGGGCGGGTCGAGGCCCGCGCCGAGGCGCTGACCGGTCCGACCACCCCGGAGGGTGCCCGCGTCCAGTCGACCAACCTGCCCGGCTGCGAGACCGGCCCGGGCCAGCTGGCCACCTGGGGCCGCGCGACCACCGACCGGGCCGACGCGTTCGGCTTCTCGTGGGACCGCTCGGGCAAGTCGAGCAAGTCCATCACCTTCGACTGGTCCGGTCCCGACTGA
- a CDS encoding DUF6126 family protein: MEKWKERGVMLRVFVYIFATHAFAGFVWLLFYVGQHAPK, translated from the coding sequence ATGGAGAAGTGGAAGGAACGCGGTGTGATGCTGCGGGTCTTCGTCTACATCTTCGCCACCCACGCCTTCGCCGGCTTCGTCTGGCTCCTCTTCTACGTGGGCCAGCACGCGCCCAAGTAG